Proteins encoded in a region of the Streptomyces sp. NBC_00258 genome:
- a CDS encoding DUF6531 domain-containing protein yields the protein MAGYRPTDWHVLDLEKDPTPGDPVRVKSLAKSLHDFADDVQDALRLVKGMADEDAVLTMVGKTADVFRDEFSGVPKNLKKLKKSYDLAGDALAAYWPELERAQALADKALAQGREAQADLSSAKSRLSSADSWVTRANKEADKYKDDPGSAGKDVPKPDESKVRAATRDAQSAKDAHTSAQSDVTTAQNALDAAKKMAGDARKMREDAAGDAKRKLDEASDAGIQNRKWYEEVGDWFVDNWDTIVAVCKVVVAVLGVIALIIGGPILGAIVLIAALVVLADTLNKYMKGQASLLDVAFAALDCIPGMKGLTTLGGLAKGLKAFGKTGLKGLALGARGLGRGARAGARQMKTLFTRGDPIDMATGEMVMSASDVLLPGILPLAVERHHRSSVRSGRWFGPSWTSTLDQRLLLDDDGVRFIADDGMVLVYPVPEPGLDVLPVEGPRWPLEWPEGPDGHMTIRQPHTARVLHFQPLPGRSSAELPLTAITDRHGNTIRFSYDADGSPLEITHNGGYRVGLTVDAGRVTALRLLSAPQEPELLHYRYDQAGNLSEIRDSSGLPLCFSYDEQRRINRWEDRNNTSYGYTYDVQGRCVRAGSGDGILDYVYTYDDVAHTTTARNSLGHTTTYVFSDAFQLLTETDPLGHVTTRTWDRYDRLLSITDPLGRRTRYGYDELGRNTEVVYSDGAKAVVSYDSSGLPVHATDPGGARAEHTYDERGNLVATTDPLGAVTRYEYDDRGALVRTDDAMGGVQRIDRDGAGLPIRFTDTAGAVSSCLLDAFGRVVESTDPVGGVTRFGWTLEGKLAWRTKPGGGTERWRYDGEGNLVEHRDAEGSATRYTYAPFDLPRTRTTADGSVLHFTYDTELRLQRVENGAGQLWSYEYDAVGNTVAEEDFNGRRLTYRYDAALQLVEQSGGPEHTVRYERDLAGNVVTRLSNDETATFSYSPTGRMIRTANAHAVVDFEYDLAGQLIAETCNGRTVASAYDGLGRRTVRTTPSGVTSRWEYDPGHRPSAMHMDDESLYFAYDAAGREIERALGGGATLSQSWDESFQLTEQTLLGAADRSVLERRTYSYRPNGVPAAVTTRSAGHRRFETDPAGRVTGVEAAEWTERYAYDAAGNMKSTAGEGVEGPEGPEEPWSFTGTRLRRAGRIHYAYDDQGRVVRKSQKLLSGGSRKWAYRWDALDRLVSVTTPDGEIWRYLYDPLGRRVAKQLIDDDGAVLSSTVFSWDGNGLAEQVHHGSPDGSPDGSRQVTTWEFSPALVPRPLAQVDTREPAEASQDEIDKRFNAIVTDLIGAPTELADTDGRVTWRRRATLWGAGDSSPVDGTDCRLRFPGQYNDPESGLDYNRHRYYDSSTGRYLSPDPLGLDPAPNNYAYTDNPLVWSDPLGLAPCGPEIINHYRGASQRVPGGQRGPAVSVRQLRMALGRRGMSVEDYDIVHVPQIDGPLGPAYGNSPHTADGFPLLGPRGRPVIEISDMGLRSMDEAVGTVFHETMHHQQQAARRGMQDSHNGRAYITTPGDEDMAEIYGQQMLERFRARGG from the coding sequence GTGGCGGGTTATCGGCCGACGGACTGGCATGTGCTGGATCTGGAGAAGGATCCGACGCCGGGGGATCCGGTCCGGGTGAAGTCGTTGGCGAAGAGCTTGCACGACTTCGCGGATGACGTGCAGGACGCTCTGCGTCTGGTGAAGGGGATGGCGGACGAGGACGCCGTCCTGACGATGGTGGGCAAGACGGCCGATGTGTTCCGGGATGAGTTCTCCGGTGTCCCGAAGAACTTGAAGAAGCTGAAGAAGTCGTACGACCTGGCCGGGGACGCGCTTGCGGCGTACTGGCCCGAACTCGAACGCGCCCAGGCCCTCGCCGACAAGGCGCTGGCCCAGGGGCGGGAGGCGCAGGCGGACCTCTCCTCCGCCAAGTCCCGTCTCTCCTCGGCCGATTCGTGGGTCACCCGCGCCAACAAGGAAGCGGACAAGTACAAGGACGACCCGGGGTCGGCGGGCAAGGATGTCCCCAAGCCGGACGAGTCCAAGGTCCGCGCCGCCACCCGTGACGCGCAGAGTGCCAAGGACGCCCACACCTCGGCCCAGTCCGACGTCACCACCGCGCAGAACGCCCTCGACGCGGCGAAGAAGATGGCCGGGGACGCGCGGAAGATGCGCGAGGACGCGGCCGGTGACGCCAAGCGGAAGCTGGACGAAGCCTCCGACGCGGGCATTCAGAACCGCAAATGGTACGAGGAGGTCGGGGACTGGTTCGTCGACAACTGGGACACCATCGTCGCCGTCTGCAAGGTCGTCGTCGCGGTCCTCGGTGTCATCGCCCTGATCATTGGCGGGCCGATCCTCGGCGCGATCGTCCTCATCGCCGCCCTCGTGGTCCTGGCCGACACCCTCAACAAATATATGAAGGGCCAGGCATCCCTGTTGGATGTGGCCTTTGCCGCGCTGGACTGCATACCCGGCATGAAGGGTCTGACCACCCTCGGAGGACTCGCCAAGGGACTGAAGGCATTCGGGAAGACCGGGCTCAAAGGGCTGGCCCTGGGGGCCAGGGGGCTGGGTCGGGGGGCTCGGGCGGGCGCGCGGCAGATGAAGACCCTCTTCACACGCGGTGACCCGATCGACATGGCCACCGGCGAGATGGTCATGTCCGCGAGCGATGTCCTGCTACCCGGAATCCTGCCGCTCGCCGTCGAACGGCATCATCGCAGTAGTGTCCGCTCCGGCCGCTGGTTCGGTCCCTCGTGGACCTCCACGCTCGACCAGCGGTTGCTGCTGGACGACGACGGCGTACGTTTCATCGCGGACGACGGCATGGTGCTGGTCTATCCCGTCCCGGAACCCGGACTGGACGTGCTGCCGGTCGAGGGACCGCGCTGGCCGCTGGAGTGGCCGGAAGGCCCCGACGGGCACATGACCATACGTCAGCCCCACACAGCCCGAGTGCTCCATTTTCAGCCCCTGCCGGGCCGCTCGTCGGCCGAACTGCCGCTCACGGCGATCACGGACCGGCACGGCAACACCATCCGGTTCTCCTACGACGCCGACGGCAGCCCTCTGGAGATCACGCACAACGGCGGCTATCGCGTCGGGCTCACCGTCGACGCCGGCCGCGTCACCGCTCTCCGGCTCCTGAGCGCTCCGCAGGAGCCCGAGCTGCTGCACTACCGGTACGACCAGGCCGGCAACCTCTCCGAGATCCGTGACTCCTCAGGGCTTCCCCTGTGTTTCTCGTACGACGAGCAGCGCCGCATCAACCGCTGGGAGGACCGGAACAACACCTCGTACGGCTACACGTACGACGTGCAGGGCCGGTGCGTCCGGGCCGGCAGTGGGGACGGGATCCTGGACTACGTCTACACGTACGACGACGTGGCCCACACCACGACGGCGCGGAACTCCCTTGGCCACACCACGACCTACGTGTTCAGCGACGCCTTCCAGCTCCTGACCGAGACGGATCCGCTGGGACATGTGACCACCCGCACCTGGGACCGGTACGACAGGCTTCTGTCCATCACGGATCCGTTGGGCCGTCGCACGCGGTACGGGTACGACGAACTTGGCCGCAACACCGAGGTCGTCTACTCCGACGGGGCGAAGGCCGTCGTCTCCTACGACAGCTCCGGGTTGCCCGTGCACGCCACCGACCCCGGCGGAGCGCGGGCCGAGCACACCTATGACGAACGCGGCAACCTCGTGGCCACGACGGATCCCCTGGGTGCCGTGACGAGGTACGAGTACGACGACCGCGGCGCCCTGGTCAGGACCGACGACGCCATGGGCGGCGTACAGCGCATCGATCGTGACGGCGCAGGTCTGCCCATACGGTTCACGGATACGGCTGGTGCCGTGTCGTCGTGCCTGCTGGACGCCTTCGGACGCGTCGTCGAGAGCACGGATCCGGTCGGCGGTGTGACGCGCTTCGGCTGGACCCTCGAAGGCAAGCTGGCCTGGCGCACCAAACCGGGCGGTGGCACCGAACGCTGGCGTTACGACGGCGAGGGAAACCTCGTCGAGCATCGTGACGCCGAAGGCAGCGCGACGCGCTACACCTACGCGCCCTTCGATCTCCCCAGGACCCGTACCACCGCGGACGGTTCGGTGCTGCACTTCACCTATGACACCGAACTGCGGTTGCAGAGGGTGGAGAACGGTGCGGGCCAGTTGTGGTCGTACGAGTACGACGCCGTGGGAAACACCGTTGCGGAGGAGGACTTCAACGGGCGCCGACTCACCTATCGCTACGACGCCGCACTCCAACTCGTCGAGCAGAGCGGAGGGCCGGAGCACACGGTCCGCTACGAGCGCGACCTGGCGGGCAACGTCGTCACACGGCTCTCGAACGACGAAACGGCCACCTTCTCCTACAGCCCGACCGGGCGCATGATCCGGACGGCCAACGCACACGCGGTGGTGGACTTCGAGTACGACCTCGCGGGCCAGTTGATCGCCGAGACCTGCAACGGCCGCACGGTGGCCAGCGCGTACGACGGACTGGGACGGCGTACGGTACGGACCACGCCGTCCGGAGTGACCAGCCGCTGGGAGTACGACCCCGGGCACCGGCCCTCCGCGATGCACATGGACGACGAGTCCCTCTACTTCGCCTATGACGCGGCCGGTCGCGAGATCGAACGCGCCCTCGGTGGCGGGGCCACGCTCTCCCAGAGCTGGGACGAGTCCTTCCAGCTGACCGAGCAGACCCTGCTCGGCGCCGCGGACCGGAGTGTCCTGGAGAGGCGCACCTACAGCTACCGCCCCAACGGGGTACCGGCCGCCGTCACGACCCGGTCGGCGGGACATCGCCGTTTCGAGACCGATCCCGCGGGACGCGTCACCGGCGTCGAGGCCGCGGAATGGACGGAACGCTACGCGTACGACGCCGCCGGGAACATGAAGTCCACGGCAGGCGAAGGTGTGGAGGGGCCGGAGGGCCCGGAAGAGCCGTGGAGCTTCACCGGCACGCGACTTCGCCGCGCCGGGCGCATCCACTATGCGTACGACGACCAGGGACGCGTCGTTCGCAAGTCGCAGAAACTGCTCTCGGGTGGAAGCCGGAAGTGGGCCTACCGCTGGGACGCCCTCGACCGGCTCGTATCGGTCACCACGCCGGATGGCGAGATCTGGCGCTACCTCTACGACCCGCTCGGACGCCGGGTTGCGAAGCAGCTGATCGACGACGACGGGGCCGTGCTGAGCAGCACGGTGTTCAGCTGGGACGGGAACGGGCTCGCCGAGCAGGTGCACCACGGATCGCCGGACGGATCGCCGGACGGCTCGCGACAGGTGACCACCTGGGAGTTCTCGCCGGCTCTCGTTCCTCGGCCCTTGGCGCAGGTCGACACGCGGGAGCCTGCCGAGGCGTCCCAGGACGAGATCGACAAACGCTTCAACGCCATCGTGACCGACCTGATCGGTGCGCCGACCGAACTTGCCGACACCGATGGCCGGGTGACCTGGCGCCGCAGGGCCACGCTCTGGGGCGCCGGGGACTCTTCGCCGGTCGACGGCACGGACTGCCGCCTCAGATTCCCGGGCCAGTACAACGATCCGGAGTCCGGCCTCGACTACAACAGGCACCGCTACTACGACTCGTCGACAGGGCGCTATCTGAGCCCGGACCCGCTGGGGCTCGATCCGGCACCCAACAACTACGCCTATACGGACAACCCGCTCGTCTGGAGCGACCCTTTGGGCCTGGCTCCCTGCGGCCCGGAGATCATCAACCACTATCGCGGCGCATCGCAGCGAGTACCTGGCGGTCAGCGTGGGCCGGCGGTGTCCGTACGCCAGCTGAGAATGGCGCTGGGCAGGCGGGGCATGTCGGTGGAGGACTACGACATCGTGCACGTGCCGCAGATCGACGGACCCCTCGGCCCGGCCTACGGCAACAGTCCGCACACGGCGGACGGCTTCCCCCTGCTCGGCCCCCGAGGACGTCCCGTGATCGAGATCTCCGACATGGGGCTGCGGAGTATGGACGAGGCCGTCGGTACTGTCTTTCACGAGACCATGCATCACCAGCAGCAGGCGGCACGGAGGGGGATGCAGGACTCCCACAACGGCAGGGCGTACATCACCACTCCTGGTGATGAGGACATGGCGGAGATCTACGGGCAGCAGATGCTCGAACGATTTCGTGCCCGGGGCGGCTGA